The Acetomicrobium flavidum genome window below encodes:
- a CDS encoding acetyltransferase, giving the protein MKINYNTKKGLLIIGASGHGKVVADVALKMNKWEYIAFLDQDENIKSSLDIDVIDRSENAFRYIKDYDIFVAIGNNVTREKVLEELTSLGASVPVLIHPSAVLGKLVEVGMGTVIMAGAVINCCTKIGKGCIINTGATIDHDNKIGDYVHISPGANLAGTVSVGKGTWIGIGSAVINNIAITGNCIIGAGAVVTRNITEPGTYVGVPARKIK; this is encoded by the coding sequence ATGAAAATAAATTATAATACCAAAAAGGGGCTCTTGATTATTGGCGCAAGCGGTCACGGCAAGGTCGTTGCCGACGTTGCCTTAAAGATGAATAAATGGGAATATATTGCTTTTTTGGATCAGGATGAAAACATCAAGTCTTCGTTAGATATTGATGTAATAGATAGATCAGAAAATGCCTTTAGGTATATAAAAGACTACGATATATTCGTGGCAATTGGCAATAACGTTACGAGAGAAAAGGTATTAGAGGAATTGACGTCATTAGGAGCAAGTGTACCTGTGTTGATTCATCCTAGTGCTGTTTTGGGCAAGCTGGTGGAGGTAGGGATGGGAACGGTCATCATGGCAGGGGCTGTAATCAACTGCTGTACCAAGATAGGTAAAGGTTGCATAATCAATACCGGAGCAACAATAGATCATGATAATAAAATAGGCGATTACGTGCATATCTCACCAGGTGCTAATCTGGCCGGGACTGTAAGTGTTGGAAAGGGTACATGGATAGGCATCGGAAGCGCAGTAATAAACAATATAGCTATTACAGGCAATTGCATCATCGGAGCAGGTGCGGTAGTAACTAGGAACATAACAGAGCCTGGCACGTATGTCGGGGTACCGGCAAGGAAAATCAAGTGA
- a CDS encoding AAA family ATPase — translation MENPFVYGKVVRGKYFADREAEIAELINDIASGQNVIVFSPRRYGKTSLILEVLDRVKAEGLLTFYLDLFKVTSQETFIAAYAKEVARLHGGRIQNMLKKIRDLLPRLVPKVVMKGEKVDVEVEFEFDPSADKAPLLDDLFEAVATVSSQTGKRAVAVFDEFQEITSWDVKGQIERQMRTHFQMHEDVSYIFMGSKRHLMQELFRNKNRPFYRFGKHFPLEKIPEDEFAKFIQTRFEETGFQTGPDVVREILHAADDHPYYTQLLCHILWDRNQQEKIITKESITAALQEVFMREAHAFQGLWDMLTLKARQLLVALAKEEDTQVRPFSSDFLRKHNLGSASSVQRAITRLLEEEVLEKTDGGYQFTDVFFKRWLREM, via the coding sequence ATGGAAAATCCCTTCGTGTACGGCAAAGTAGTTCGCGGCAAGTATTTCGCCGACAGAGAGGCGGAGATTGCAGAACTAATAAATGACATCGCGTCAGGCCAGAACGTGATCGTCTTTTCCCCGAGGCGCTACGGGAAGACCTCTTTGATCCTCGAGGTCTTAGACCGCGTTAAGGCCGAAGGCTTGCTTACTTTTTACTTAGATTTGTTTAAGGTGACGTCGCAAGAGACGTTCATCGCAGCCTACGCCAAGGAAGTAGCGCGCCTTCACGGCGGCAGAATTCAAAATATGCTTAAAAAAATCAGGGACCTGCTTCCCAGGTTGGTGCCAAAGGTTGTTATGAAGGGAGAAAAGGTCGACGTCGAGGTGGAGTTTGAATTTGACCCCAGCGCAGATAAGGCGCCTTTGCTTGATGATCTCTTTGAGGCCGTAGCGACCGTGAGCTCGCAAACGGGCAAAAGAGCAGTGGCGGTTTTCGACGAGTTTCAGGAGATAACGAGCTGGGATGTAAAGGGCCAAATAGAGCGCCAGATGAGGACTCACTTTCAAATGCACGAAGACGTCTCATATATCTTCATGGGAAGCAAGCGCCACCTCATGCAGGAGCTTTTTCGGAATAAAAACCGTCCGTTTTATAGGTTCGGCAAGCACTTTCCGCTGGAAAAGATCCCCGAGGACGAATTTGCAAAGTTCATACAAACGCGTTTCGAGGAGACTGGCTTTCAAACGGGTCCGGATGTCGTAAGGGAGATTTTGCACGCAGCTGATGATCATCCTTATTATACGCAGCTTTTGTGCCACATCCTTTGGGACAGAAATCAGCAGGAAAAGATCATTACAAAAGAAAGTATCACGGCAGCATTGCAGGAGGTCTTCATGAGGGAAGCCCACGCCTTTCAAGGCCTTTGGGATATGCTAACCCTAAAGGCCCGTCAGCTTCTCGTGGCCCTGGCCAAAGAAGAAGATACTCAGGTGCGACCTTTTTCGAGCGACTTCTTGCGAAAACACAACCTCGGTTCGGCCTCGAGCGTCCAGCGGGCAATTACCCGCCTTTTGGAGGAAGAGGTCTTAGAAAAGACGGACGGAGGCTATCAATTTACAGATGTTTTCTTCAAGCGCTGGCTCAGGGAAATGTAA
- a CDS encoding type II toxin-antitoxin system RelE/ParE family toxin, producing MLVYVLIYEDVFSVYALEKDDGSCDIAELLDISYSKNKEDGNLRAAMVRRIQGLAKGNLPISNVHHSIDKDIWQISSGKYRLLYFYDAGRRIICTHYFVKEKDKTPRKEISKAQKHRDDYFKAKKENTIRFKD from the coding sequence ATGTTAGTATATGTGTTGATCTATGAGGATGTGTTTTCCGTTTATGCCCTGGAGAAAGATGACGGAAGTTGCGATATTGCGGAACTTCTTGATATTAGCTATTCCAAAAACAAAGAAGATGGAAACTTGCGTGCTGCAATGGTTAGAAGAATTCAGGGTTTAGCGAAGGGTAATTTGCCAATAAGCAATGTACATCATTCGATCGATAAGGACATCTGGCAAATATCATCTGGGAAATACAGGTTATTGTATTTTTATGATGCTGGACGCCGAATAATTTGTACTCACTATTTTGTAAAGGAAAAGGACAAGACGCCACGCAAAGAAATCAGTAAGGCGCAAAAACACCGAGATGATTATTTTAAGGCTAAGAAAGAAAATACTATCAGATTTAAAGATTAA
- a CDS encoding helix-turn-helix domain-containing protein, which produces MAKVGSRFKKIFEEAQQHPAYWMEDLRLQFLEEISAIMESQGITQKELADRMGVSEAYISRVFNDNVEKNFTLNTLVELSKAVNAEIKIIVTPKKAKGSDLLYQQEWFKLLQSLDCLNEYENVAHDETLSQESHSHEDKSLKPVAA; this is translated from the coding sequence ATGGCAAAAGTAGGGAGCAGGTTCAAAAAAATTTTTGAAGAGGCGCAGCAACACCCAGCCTACTGGATGGAGGATTTGAGGCTACAATTTCTCGAAGAGATTAGCGCAATAATGGAAAGTCAAGGAATTACGCAAAAGGAACTTGCGGATAGAATGGGGGTTTCTGAAGCCTACATAAGCAGGGTCTTCAATGACAACGTCGAAAAGAATTTTACCCTTAACACTCTTGTAGAGCTCAGTAAAGCCGTGAATGCAGAGATAAAAATTATCGTAACTCCCAAAAAAGCAAAAGGGTCTGATTTGCTTTATCAACAGGAATGGTTCAAGCTTCTCCAGTCTCTTGATTGCCTTAATGAATATGAAAACGTTGCTCATGATGAAACTTTAAGTCAGGAATCGCATTCTCATGAAGACAAAAGCCTCAAACCCGTGGCGGCCTAG
- a CDS encoding protein-export chaperone SecB, translating into MTGDGEKQVLLKAYNAPLKLKSLFFPIIHYEAIPHENPKDARAPKLKTVKAIPQCGDDFRECSVSLEIKSERSSEETKLLYEYEIVVFGSFKWTAEMPEDKDFLLKSLTVTGASILYSSAREMLAYVSSRGPWGRCILPTISFIPEIREPRGSDL; encoded by the coding sequence ATGACTGGCGACGGCGAAAAGCAAGTCCTACTTAAGGCTTATAATGCACCGCTAAAGCTAAAGAGCCTGTTTTTCCCCATTATCCACTATGAAGCAATTCCACATGAAAATCCAAAAGATGCCAGAGCTCCGAAGCTGAAGACCGTAAAGGCGATTCCTCAATGCGGAGATGATTTTAGAGAATGTTCTGTTTCGCTTGAAATCAAATCCGAGAGATCGTCAGAAGAAACGAAGCTTCTCTATGAATACGAAATAGTGGTATTTGGTTCATTTAAATGGACAGCAGAAATGCCGGAGGATAAAGATTTTTTATTGAAATCTTTGACTGTAACCGGAGCAAGCATCCTCTATTCCAGCGCAAGAGAAATGCTTGCCTATGTTTCTAGCCGCGGTCCATGGGGAAGGTGCATTCTTCCCACAATTAGCTTCATACCCGAGATCCGAGAACCTCGAGGGTCGGATCTTTAA
- a CDS encoding DUF4351 domain-containing protein — translation MPSLAEKLIKQGEESGKIEGEKRGEIKGIIKGKQDLLIKQLRRKFGLSSSDEKTIRSVTDESKLDAAAEAVLDAISKDEIFKILVC, via the coding sequence ATGCCGTCATTGGCAGAAAAATTGATAAAACAAGGGGAAGAAAGTGGCAAAATAGAAGGCGAAAAAAGAGGCGAGATTAAAGGTATAATCAAGGGCAAACAAGATCTGCTTATAAAACAACTGCGCCGCAAATTTGGCCTGTCATCATCTGACGAGAAGACGATCCGCTCCGTCACCGACGAATCCAAACTCGACGCAGCAGCCGAAGCCGTGCTTGACGCTATCTCCAAAGACGAAATATTTAAAATATTGGTCTGCTAA
- the hepT gene encoding type VII toxin-antitoxin system HepT family RNase toxin: MRLSERPLDFDFILKQLQRAPDALMPYRKEVAALILFGSASRDEVTPLSDIDLAVLYREGLSEWEMFKIHSNLYIDLSRLMHTDDFDLVNLNVAPLTLQFSAIEDKVILVLYDPQALVDFQAKVLGAYMDFYPILREHYKRLIHASEEPSMDIKLMNQIELLQEYISRLERIRQKPMEEYLKDETLQAATERYLQIAIETCINIGNRLLSLHQFKGNFKAPKTYADIFKTLASLNVIPEDFADKLARMSAMRNILVHVYWEVDSKLVYRTIHDELDDFGKFLSYVMAFLNKLEEQKG; the protein is encoded by the coding sequence ATGCGCTTGAGCGAAAGGCCGCTTGATTTTGATTTCATATTAAAACAGCTTCAAAGGGCACCGGATGCGCTAATGCCCTACAGGAAAGAGGTCGCGGCCCTGATTTTGTTCGGCTCTGCGAGTCGAGATGAGGTCACGCCTTTGAGCGATATCGACCTAGCAGTTTTGTACCGTGAAGGTTTAAGCGAATGGGAAATGTTTAAGATTCATTCAAATCTTTACATCGATCTCTCTCGGCTGATGCACACGGATGACTTTGACTTAGTAAATCTAAACGTTGCACCGTTAACCCTGCAATTTAGCGCAATAGAAGATAAAGTCATCCTGGTCCTTTACGATCCTCAAGCCTTGGTCGATTTCCAGGCTAAGGTTTTGGGTGCTTACATGGACTTTTACCCGATTCTGCGGGAGCATTACAAGAGACTCATACATGCTTCGGAGGAACCTTCAATGGATATTAAATTAATGAATCAAATTGAATTGTTACAGGAATACATAAGTCGCCTTGAAAGGATTCGACAAAAGCCTATGGAAGAATATCTAAAAGATGAAACTTTGCAGGCAGCGACGGAACGTTACTTGCAAATCGCAATCGAGACGTGCATAAACATAGGCAATCGTTTGCTTTCGTTGCATCAGTTTAAGGGCAATTTTAAGGCGCCAAAGACCTATGCAGATATCTTCAAAACACTTGCCTCGCTAAACGTCATCCCTGAAGACTTTGCCGACAAACTGGCTCGTATGTCCGCAATGCGCAACATCCTCGTCCATGTATATTGGGAAGTTGATAGCAAGTTAGTTTACCGCACAATCCACGATGAATTGGACGATTTCGGCAAATTTCTTTCGTATGTAATGGCCTTTCTCAATAAGTTGGAGGAACAGAAAGGCTGA
- a CDS encoding glycoside hydrolase family 108 protein: protein MRKNVADYIFMVEGGFVDNPKDPGGRTNYGITAATLASARAKLKDAGLPEDVKDLTKEQALAIYEKFYWKPAGCDHIPRPVDLAVFDGCVNCGLRQGVKFLQEALNMLGEDLAVDGIFGQKTMQAAWNHALPKTKILSALLWRRTKYYNDIVARNPDRRVFLHGWLNRLARLWSCAVG from the coding sequence ATGAGAAAAAACGTTGCAGACTATATTTTCATGGTCGAAGGAGGATTCGTAGACAACCCGAAAGACCCCGGCGGCAGGACGAACTACGGCATCACCGCCGCCACCCTCGCCTCGGCCCGAGCCAAACTAAAAGACGCCGGGCTTCCCGAAGACGTAAAGGACCTCACAAAAGAGCAGGCGCTGGCGATCTACGAGAAATTTTACTGGAAACCTGCAGGGTGCGACCACATCCCCCGCCCCGTCGATTTAGCCGTCTTCGACGGATGCGTCAACTGCGGATTGAGGCAGGGCGTGAAGTTCCTGCAGGAGGCGCTTAACATGCTGGGCGAAGATTTGGCTGTCGACGGCATTTTTGGGCAAAAGACCATGCAGGCTGCCTGGAATCATGCTCTGCCCAAGACCAAAATCTTGTCCGCCTTGCTTTGGCGACGCACGAAATACTACAACGACATCGTCGCCCGAAATCCCGACCGGCGGGTCTTCCTTCACGGCTGGCTCAACCGCCTCGCCCGGCTCTGGAGCTGCGCCGTAGGGTGA
- a CDS encoding YvrJ family protein: MEEFMTSTLQTGFSIAVAAYLLIRMERRLDELAIAINNLEKGVAKYFGEV, encoded by the coding sequence TTGGAGGAATTTATGACGTCCACTCTTCAGACGGGTTTTTCCATAGCGGTGGCGGCCTACCTGCTGATCCGCATGGAAAGACGTCTCGACGAGCTGGCGATAGCGATAAACAACCTCGAAAAGGGCGTGGCAAAATACTTCGGTGAGGTGTAA
- a CDS encoding DUF2922 domain-containing protein: MEPKNVRRLRMTFETEDGPWTLSLSEVKEGLLAEEVESVMQTIINNSIFGIPPTGILKAELIETDTTQLV; encoded by the coding sequence TTGGAGCCAAAAAACGTAAGAAGGCTTAGGATGACCTTTGAGACCGAAGACGGGCCGTGGACTTTGTCTTTGTCCGAAGTAAAGGAAGGGTTGCTAGCCGAAGAAGTCGAGTCGGTCATGCAGACCATAATAAATAACAGCATATTCGGCATTCCCCCGACGGGGATCCTGAAGGCCGAACTGATAGAGACCGACACCACTCAGCTGGTGTAG
- a CDS encoding DUF1659 domain-containing protein, which yields MAVYQPIASRLTLRLQTGADEWGKPKLKSKSIAGVDVGADASDVLTVAQAIASLLPYGLVEAQKVDTDRIA from the coding sequence ATGGCAGTTTATCAACCGATAGCCAGCCGTCTGACCCTTAGGCTTCAGACCGGTGCGGACGAATGGGGAAAGCCCAAATTGAAGAGCAAGTCCATCGCAGGCGTGGACGTAGGAGCCGATGCGTCAGACGTGTTGACCGTGGCTCAGGCCATAGCAAGCTTGCTGCCCTACGGCCTGGTAGAGGCGCAAAAGGTAGATACGGACCGCATAGCTTAA
- a CDS encoding helix-turn-helix domain-containing protein, translated as MKLTKGFFVKVHVKVITDERLAIYEKMAYVALCRFADREGKCFPGLDTLAHLAGCSRSRLYDALKKLEALGYVRITKRGTSGKRRSNLYILPLLNPFLSDAETKCVPQECDSDTPERHITISNIIKEQDPGEHLEYTARTPQDGHETFTYVPNLLPETRSETPSPVCLNDLKAPKKEDPNTSEADQNAPQDEEPSILRHPPYEEIIKSYVRHFPDREVPPLNDDTRFLMKIASMANHELFEIDGWERYFETVKGLPFLMGENPAGWRPPFKWLINPENIKHVKKGFFDPDGPVSILQEGKDIRDIKADLPEGIKSYLLSLSRRMEEKMNQKRGALL; from the coding sequence ATGAAATTGACAAAGGGATTTTTCGTAAAAGTACATGTGAAAGTCATAACCGACGAGAGGCTGGCCATATACGAGAAGATGGCCTACGTGGCCCTGTGTCGCTTCGCCGACAGAGAGGGCAAGTGCTTTCCCGGGCTGGACACCTTAGCCCATCTGGCGGGCTGCTCGCGGTCAAGGCTTTATGACGCCCTCAAAAAGCTCGAGGCCCTTGGTTACGTCCGCATAACGAAACGCGGCACATCCGGCAAAAGGCGTAGCAACCTCTATATTCTGCCGCTGCTTAACCCTTTTCTTTCCGACGCAGAAACGAAATGTGTCCCTCAGGAATGCGACAGCGATACGCCCGAAAGACATATAACTATATCCAATATTATTAAAGAACAAGATCCAGGGGAACACTTAGAGTACACGGCACGTACGCCGCAGGATGGACATGAGACGTTCACCTACGTGCCAAACCTTCTTCCTGAAACAAGATCCGAAACCCCCTCACCCGTTTGTTTGAATGATCTTAAAGCACCGAAGAAGGAAGACCCAAACACCTCGGAGGCAGACCAAAACGCGCCTCAGGATGAGGAGCCTTCCATCCTCAGGCATCCTCCCTACGAAGAGATCATAAAGTCTTACGTCAGGCACTTCCCCGACCGTGAGGTGCCTCCATTAAACGACGACACGCGTTTTTTGATGAAGATCGCAAGCATGGCCAATCACGAGCTTTTTGAGATCGACGGCTGGGAGAGGTATTTCGAGACGGTAAAGGGCCTGCCCTTTCTGATGGGCGAAAACCCCGCCGGATGGAGGCCACCGTTTAAATGGCTGATAAATCCGGAAAACATCAAGCACGTAAAGAAGGGATTTTTTGACCCCGACGGGCCTGTCAGCATCCTTCAGGAGGGCAAAGACATAAGGGACATAAAGGCAGACCTGCCCGAGGGGATCAAAAGCTACCTATTGAGCCTGTCAAGGCGAATGGAAGAAAAGATGAATCAAAAAAGGGGTGCATTGCTGTGA
- a CDS encoding helix-turn-helix domain-containing protein, translated as MDHALLGKIIGNLLRKRRMELNYTQLDVCKAASISQGQLSRIENGLRIPSLALLLDLCKKLNWNLNIGDITKFLSDDKSSEEKEENQEKAEKEGSNEDGEDAEEPV; from the coding sequence ATGGATCACGCCCTCTTAGGAAAGATCATCGGCAACCTGTTGCGGAAAAGGCGCATGGAGCTCAACTACACTCAGCTTGACGTATGCAAGGCTGCATCCATCTCCCAGGGTCAGCTGTCCCGCATCGAAAACGGACTTCGCATTCCCTCTTTAGCGTTGCTACTCGATCTGTGCAAGAAGCTCAACTGGAATCTCAACATCGGAGATATAACAAAGTTCTTATCGGATGATAAGTCATCAGAGGAAAAGGAAGAAAACCAGGAAAAGGCAGAAAAGGAAGGCAGTAACGAGGACGGAGAGGACGCAGAGGAGCCTGTTTAG